A single region of the Prochlorococcus marinus str. MIT 0917 genome encodes:
- a CDS encoding DUF3326 domain-containing protein, whose translation MTNTDPLPTLLIIPTGIGCSVGGYAGDAIPSARLLAAASECLITHPNVMNGGSLYWPDSDVQYVEGYSLNLFAAGEVFLKPVRQQKVGILLDAGLESDLKKRHLQVADGCVASLGLDIGPVITTERAIGVTLKKGLSGSSWGNIEEPDVLLRAAEKLKKAGATAIAVVTRFPDDSDELETSLYRKGNGVDIIAGVEAVISHFLVKHLLIPCAHAPGLAPLPIDYDLDPRTSGEEIGYTFLQSVLVGLSRAPDLICKSAIKNIENAFLQVKILKNTDLGAIVVPQGALGGEAVLSCIERFIPLIVVSNQGVLNVSSKKMRLDCLSSEYNNILHAENYLEAAGLITALRHGINIKSLRRPINCLKELS comes from the coding sequence ATGACTAACACTGATCCTTTGCCAACATTATTGATTATTCCTACTGGCATAGGGTGTAGTGTCGGTGGATATGCAGGGGATGCAATCCCTTCCGCAAGATTACTGGCTGCTGCTAGTGAATGTTTAATAACTCATCCCAATGTTATGAATGGTGGATCTTTATATTGGCCAGATTCTGATGTCCAATACGTAGAAGGGTATAGTTTAAATCTTTTTGCGGCTGGAGAAGTGTTTCTTAAACCCGTAAGACAACAAAAAGTAGGTATACTATTAGATGCTGGCTTAGAGTCTGATTTAAAAAAAAGACATTTACAAGTTGCTGATGGCTGTGTCGCAAGCTTGGGGCTAGATATTGGCCCTGTAATTACAACTGAAAGAGCCATAGGAGTTACTTTGAAAAAAGGTTTAAGTGGCTCAAGCTGGGGGAATATCGAAGAACCAGATGTCCTTTTAAGAGCTGCTGAAAAACTTAAGAAAGCTGGTGCAACCGCAATTGCTGTGGTAACTCGTTTCCCTGATGATAGTGATGAATTAGAAACAAGTCTTTATCGGAAAGGTAATGGTGTCGACATTATTGCGGGGGTCGAAGCTGTAATAAGTCATTTTCTTGTAAAACATTTATTGATTCCATGTGCACATGCACCGGGGTTGGCGCCATTACCAATTGATTATGATCTAGATCCTCGAACCTCGGGAGAGGAGATCGGATATACATTTTTGCAAAGTGTTTTAGTTGGTCTTAGTCGTGCACCCGATCTCATCTGTAAGTCAGCTATAAAAAATATAGAAAATGCTTTTTTACAGGTGAAAATTTTAAAGAATACGGATTTAGGAGCTATTGTTGTGCCACAGGGCGCATTAGGTGGCGAAGCAGTTTTATCTTGTATCGAAAGATTTATCCCTTTGATAGTAGTTTCTAATCAAGGAGTATTAAATGTTAGCTCTAAAAAGATGAGACTAGATTGCTTAAGTAGCGAATATAATAATATTTTGCATGCTGAAAATTATTTAGAGGCTGCAGGATTAATTACAGCTTTACGTCATGGGATTAATATTAAGTCTTTGCGAAGACCAATTAATTGCTTAAAGGAATTGAGTTAG
- a CDS encoding F0F1 ATP synthase subunit gamma: protein MANLKDIRDRIVSVKNTRKITEAMRLVAAAKVRRAQDQVLRSRPFADRLARVLENIQSRMQFEAADSPLLNRREVKKITLLAVTGDRGLCGGYNANIIKRTEKRYAELKDQGFSPDLVLIGKKAIGYFENRSSLYNIRATFKELEQVPTSEDAVSITSEVLAEFLSESTDRIEVIFTKFVSLVSCNPTIQTLLPLDPQGIADSEDEIFRLTTKDSQLIIEKDSAPSNAEPKLPSDIVFEQSPDQLLNALLPLYLQNQLLRALQESAASELASRMTAMNNASDNAKELAKNLTIDYNKARQAAITQEILEVVGGAAA from the coding sequence ATGGCTAACCTCAAGGACATAAGAGACAGAATTGTATCTGTCAAAAACACTAGGAAAATCACAGAAGCGATGAGACTCGTTGCTGCTGCGAAAGTTAGGAGAGCACAGGATCAGGTCTTACGGAGTAGACCTTTTGCTGATCGATTGGCAAGGGTTTTAGAAAATATTCAATCAAGAATGCAGTTTGAAGCTGCAGACTCTCCTCTTCTCAATAGGCGTGAAGTTAAGAAAATTACTCTCTTAGCTGTTACTGGAGATAGAGGATTATGTGGTGGCTACAATGCAAATATTATTAAACGAACAGAGAAACGCTATGCCGAACTAAAAGATCAAGGATTTAGTCCCGATCTAGTTTTAATTGGTAAGAAAGCCATAGGATATTTCGAGAATAGATCTAGTCTCTATAACATAAGAGCTACTTTTAAAGAATTAGAACAAGTTCCTACCTCAGAAGATGCCGTATCTATTACTAGTGAAGTATTAGCAGAATTTCTCTCCGAAAGTACTGACCGAATAGAGGTCATTTTTACCAAGTTTGTAAGCTTGGTTAGTTGTAATCCAACAATACAAACTCTTTTACCTTTGGATCCTCAAGGAATAGCAGATTCAGAAGATGAAATTTTTAGATTAACTACAAAAGATAGCCAACTAATTATTGAGAAAGATTCTGCTCCTTCAAATGCAGAGCCGAAATTACCATCCGATATCGTTTTTGAACAAAGTCCTGATCAACTTTTGAATGCTCTTTTACCTCTTTATTTGCAGAATCAATTACTACGCGCATTACAGGAGTCTGCCGCCTCAGAGTTGGCGAGTAGAATGACTGCAATGAATAATGCTAGTGATAATGCGAAGGAACTAGCTAAAAACCTTACTATCGACTATAACAAGGCCAGACAAGCTGCAATTACGCAAGAAATTTTAGAAGTTGTAGGTGGCGCTGCAGCATAG
- the atpA gene encoding F0F1 ATP synthase subunit alpha gives MVSIRPDEISSILKQQIADYDKSVSVSNVGTVLQIGDGIARVYGLEKVMAGELVEFEDGTEGIALNLEDDNVGVVLMGEALGVQEGSTVKATGKIASVPVGEAMLGRVVNPLGQQIDGKGEMATTDSRLIESIAPGIIKRKSVHEPMQTGITSIDAMIPIGRGQRELIIGDRQTGKTAIAIDTIINQKGQDVVCVYVAVGQKQASVANVVEVLKEKGALDYTIIVNAGASEAAALQYLAPYTGAAIAEHFMYQGKATLVIYDDLTKQAQAYRQMSLLLRRLPGREAYPGDVFYCHSRLLERAAKLSDAMGAGSMTSLPIIETQAGDVSAYIPTNVISITDGQIFLSSDLFNSGLRPAINVGISVSRVGGAAQTKAIKKIAGTLKLELAQFDELAAFSQFASDLDEATQKQLGRGKRLRELLKQPQFDPLNLAEQVAIVYAGVKGLIDEVPEEEVTKFARELRDYLKTNKADFIKNVLSEKVLSEASESMLKEAINEVKSSMLAA, from the coding sequence ATGGTTTCTATACGTCCCGACGAGATCAGCTCAATCCTTAAACAGCAGATTGCTGATTATGATAAATCAGTTTCTGTGAGTAATGTAGGTACTGTTTTACAAATTGGTGATGGTATCGCAAGAGTTTATGGCCTTGAAAAGGTTATGGCAGGTGAACTAGTTGAATTTGAAGATGGAACAGAAGGAATTGCTTTAAACCTTGAGGATGACAATGTTGGTGTCGTTTTGATGGGTGAAGCTTTAGGAGTCCAAGAGGGAAGCACAGTTAAAGCAACTGGAAAGATTGCTTCAGTCCCAGTTGGTGAGGCAATGCTGGGAAGAGTTGTTAATCCTCTTGGACAGCAAATTGATGGAAAAGGAGAGATGGCTACAACTGACTCAAGATTAATTGAGTCAATAGCTCCTGGAATTATCAAGAGAAAGTCAGTACATGAGCCTATGCAAACAGGCATCACCTCTATTGATGCGATGATTCCTATTGGAAGAGGTCAGAGAGAGTTGATTATTGGAGATCGTCAAACAGGGAAAACTGCAATAGCAATCGACACGATTATCAACCAAAAAGGTCAAGATGTTGTTTGTGTTTATGTGGCGGTTGGTCAAAAACAAGCATCAGTGGCAAATGTAGTTGAAGTTCTTAAAGAAAAAGGAGCTTTGGATTACACGATTATTGTTAATGCAGGAGCATCTGAAGCTGCGGCTTTGCAATATTTAGCTCCTTACACTGGTGCAGCAATTGCTGAGCACTTTATGTATCAAGGTAAGGCGACACTAGTTATTTATGACGACTTAACCAAGCAAGCTCAGGCTTATAGGCAAATGTCATTACTTTTACGTCGCTTACCTGGTCGTGAAGCCTATCCAGGAGATGTTTTCTATTGCCATAGTCGGTTACTTGAGAGGGCCGCAAAACTTTCTGACGCTATGGGTGCAGGATCAATGACCTCCTTGCCTATTATTGAAACTCAGGCTGGTGACGTTTCTGCTTATATACCAACCAATGTTATTTCAATTACTGATGGTCAGATTTTCTTGAGCTCAGATTTATTCAACTCTGGATTAAGACCAGCAATTAACGTTGGTATATCAGTTAGTCGAGTAGGAGGGGCTGCTCAAACGAAAGCTATTAAGAAAATTGCCGGTACGTTAAAACTTGAACTAGCTCAGTTTGATGAACTTGCTGCATTCTCTCAATTTGCTTCAGATCTTGATGAAGCTACTCAAAAGCAATTAGGTAGAGGTAAGAGGCTAAGAGAACTTCTTAAACAACCTCAATTTGATCCTCTAAATCTAGCTGAACAAGTAGCTATTGTTTATGCAGGTGTGAAAGGATTGATTGACGAGGTGCCTGAAGAGGAAGTGACAAAGTTTGCTCGTGAATTGCGTGATTATCTAAAAACAAATAAGGCTGATTTCATTAAGAATGTTCTTTCTGAAAAAGTCTTAAGTGAAGCATCTGAATCAATGCTTAAGGAAGCTATTAACGAGGTTAAATCCTCCATGCTTGCAGCTTAA
- the atpH gene encoding ATP synthase F1 subunit delta, translated as MPLLNTITTPYAEAFLQVAESRNEVDEVVNQAKSILELWNNCPEFSDAMSSPVLEVNQKKLALEKLFSSQVNPSFLNLLKLLADRQRIGLLNSVLERLLEIYREQRNIALATITSASALNEDQQSELLKKVQSIAGTDNLEIDLKVDSELLGGFVVNVGSKVIDASIAGQVRRLGLALAKVS; from the coding sequence ATGCCACTACTTAATACTATTACTACTCCATATGCTGAAGCTTTTCTCCAAGTCGCTGAGAGCCGAAACGAAGTTGATGAAGTAGTAAATCAAGCTAAATCTATTTTAGAACTTTGGAATAATTGCCCTGAATTTAGTGATGCAATGTCATCGCCAGTTTTAGAGGTTAATCAGAAGAAATTAGCTTTAGAAAAGCTTTTCTCTAGTCAGGTAAACCCCTCTTTCTTAAATCTTCTAAAACTTTTAGCAGATCGACAGAGAATTGGATTGTTGAATTCTGTTCTTGAAAGATTATTAGAAATCTATCGAGAACAAAGAAATATTGCTTTAGCAACAATTACTTCAGCTTCAGCTTTGAATGAAGATCAACAATCTGAGCTACTCAAGAAAGTACAATCTATAGCTGGCACAGATAATTTAGAAATCGATCTCAAAGTCGACTCTGAATTGCTAGGTGGCTTTGTGGTCAATGTTGGATCAAAGGTCATTGATGCCAGCATCGCAGGGCAAGTTAGACGACTTGGACTTGCTTTGGCCAAGGTCAGCTAA
- a CDS encoding F0F1 ATP synthase subunit B produces MTSLMFSSAGFGLNLNIFETNIINLAVVVFGLYKFLPGFLGKILERRRTTILSDLKEAEERLAQAQVSLSQAKGELASAKQKADKIRNDCKARAEAIRLESEKRTVEEMARIKQGAASDLNAEAARVTSQLRKEAAELAIEKALAMLPKKLDSNTQDNFLKQSIKNIGDN; encoded by the coding sequence ATGACTTCTTTAATGTTCTCTTCCGCAGGCTTTGGCCTAAATTTAAATATTTTTGAGACCAACATCATTAACTTAGCTGTTGTTGTTTTTGGGCTCTATAAGTTCTTGCCAGGCTTTTTAGGAAAAATTCTTGAAAGACGAAGAACTACAATCCTTTCTGACTTGAAAGAAGCAGAAGAGCGTTTAGCTCAAGCACAAGTTTCTCTTTCACAAGCAAAAGGCGAACTTGCCTCGGCCAAGCAAAAAGCAGACAAAATCCGAAATGATTGCAAAGCGAGAGCAGAAGCAATTCGTCTAGAGAGTGAAAAAAGAACTGTTGAGGAAATGGCAAGAATTAAACAAGGTGCAGCTTCTGACTTAAATGCTGAAGCTGCAAGAGTAACATCTCAATTAAGAAAAGAGGCTGCAGAACTTGCTATCGAAAAAGCATTAGCAATGCTTCCTAAAAAGTTAGATTCAAATACTCAAGATAATTTTCTTAAACAGTCAATTAAAAATATTGGAGACAACTAA
- a CDS encoding F0F1 ATP synthase subunit B': MPTLFLFGASEGGLFDFDATLPLMAVQVVLLTFILNALFFKPVGRVVEEREDYVNTSRAEAKKKIAEVERLETELKDQLKEARLEAQKVILEAEQDSENLYKEALALATSEANSSREKARREIDSQRDEALNQLKTEADNLGALIIERLLAKK; this comes from the coding sequence ATGCCAACTTTGTTTTTGTTTGGTGCCTCTGAGGGAGGTCTGTTTGATTTCGATGCAACTCTTCCGCTTATGGCGGTCCAAGTTGTATTGCTTACTTTCATACTTAATGCGCTTTTCTTTAAACCTGTAGGACGGGTAGTTGAAGAAAGAGAGGATTATGTAAATACAAGTCGGGCAGAAGCAAAGAAAAAAATCGCTGAGGTTGAACGACTAGAGACTGAACTGAAAGATCAGCTAAAAGAAGCTCGTCTTGAAGCTCAGAAGGTCATTCTTGAGGCAGAGCAAGATTCTGAGAATCTTTACAAAGAAGCTCTTGCTCTTGCTACTTCAGAGGCAAATTCATCGAGAGAGAAAGCTAGGCGTGAGATTGATTCACAAAGAGATGAAGCTCTTAATCAACTCAAAACCGAGGCTGACAATCTTGGTGCTTTGATTATTGAAAGACTCTTGGCAAAAAAATGA
- the atpE gene encoding ATP synthase F0 subunit C: protein MDSITTAASVVAAGLAVGLGAIGPGIGQGSAAQGAVEGIARQPEAEGKIRGTLLLSFAFMESLTIYGLVVALVLLFANPFAG from the coding sequence ATGGATTCCATTACCACCGCCGCATCAGTTGTTGCAGCTGGTTTAGCTGTAGGCCTTGGCGCAATAGGCCCTGGTATCGGTCAGGGTAGTGCTGCACAAGGAGCAGTAGAGGGTATAGCCCGCCAACCAGAAGCCGAGGGAAAAATCAGAGGTACTTTGCTTCTTTCTTTCGCTTTCATGGAATCACTTACCATTTATGGCCTTGTGGTTGCATTGGTGCTTCTCTTTGCTAACCCTTTTGCTGGTTGA
- the atpB gene encoding F0F1 ATP synthase subunit A, with the protein MGFLPFVFPLAELEVGQHLYWQIGNFRIHGQVFMTSWLLIGALLALVVIGTKKMERDPKGVQNLLEFLWDYIRDLARTQIGEKVYRDWMPFIGTLFLFIFVSNWGGALVPWKLIELPSGELGAPTADINTTVALALLVSLSYFYAGLSNKGLRYFEYYVHPTPIMLPFKIVEDFTKPLSLSFRLFGNILADELVVAVLVFLVPLVLPVPVMFLGLFTSAIQALIFATLAAYYIGEAVEEHH; encoded by the coding sequence ATGGGTTTTTTACCATTTGTTTTTCCTTTAGCTGAATTAGAGGTGGGTCAACATCTCTATTGGCAAATCGGAAATTTTAGAATTCACGGCCAAGTTTTTATGACTTCATGGCTGCTCATAGGCGCTTTGCTTGCCTTAGTGGTCATTGGAACAAAAAAAATGGAACGTGATCCAAAAGGTGTTCAAAATCTTTTGGAATTTCTATGGGATTACATACGTGATCTCGCAAGAACACAAATTGGTGAAAAGGTTTATAGAGATTGGATGCCTTTCATCGGAACCCTCTTTTTGTTCATCTTCGTGAGCAACTGGGGCGGAGCATTAGTTCCATGGAAGCTAATTGAACTACCAAGTGGTGAACTTGGGGCACCTACGGCTGACATAAATACGACTGTTGCTTTAGCACTACTGGTATCTCTCTCATATTTCTATGCGGGGTTGAGCAATAAAGGTTTGCGGTACTTCGAGTATTACGTTCACCCAACGCCAATAATGCTCCCATTCAAAATTGTTGAAGACTTTACAAAGCCTCTCTCTCTGTCATTCCGTTTATTTGGAAACATTCTGGCGGATGAACTTGTTGTAGCGGTACTTGTTTTTCTTGTGCCTCTTGTTCTTCCAGTTCCTGTTATGTTTCTAGGCTTGTTTACTAGTGCTATTCAAGCTCTGATTTTTGCAACTCTTGCTGCCTATTACATCGGGGAAGCAGTTGAAGAGCATCATTAA
- a CDS encoding ATP synthase subunit I, producing MASETVENCSSHNPLLDIDSSDSSSEVKSDEYLELQFRVFRLTFLLTIFSVGIAGFFWGIQASSSLFIGALSGIFYFRLLARGVGKLGTSSKMVGKVQLLVPVLLFLVSSRFPQLDLIPALLGFLLYKPALIIQFLSMP from the coding sequence GTGGCATCTGAGACTGTTGAAAATTGCTCAAGTCATAATCCTCTTCTGGATATTGATTCATCGGACTCATCGTCCGAAGTCAAATCAGACGAATATCTTGAACTTCAATTTCGAGTATTCCGTCTGACATTTTTATTGACTATTTTTTCTGTTGGCATAGCAGGTTTCTTTTGGGGAATCCAAGCTAGTTCAAGCCTATTCATTGGTGCTTTATCGGGAATTTTTTATTTTCGCTTGCTTGCTCGCGGAGTTGGAAAACTAGGTACTTCATCAAAAATGGTCGGTAAAGTCCAGTTGTTAGTTCCGGTCCTTTTGTTTTTGGTATCTTCTAGATTCCCTCAACTTGATTTAATTCCGGCTTTATTAGGATTTTTGCTTTATAAACCAGCGTTAATTATTCAGTTTCTATCAATGCCATAG
- a CDS encoding FtsW/RodA/SpoVE family cell cycle protein, translated as MSNISKKKIHSEHRRENTHESKDYLRILINNKILPLPWSLWPKEGRLIMGLIAFWSISGIFILGSASWWVATREMGEGAYYIKRQLIWLITSWSIFYIAININLKSWLRLSGPCLFIGMILIASTSFFGSTVNGSTRWLIIGPIQIQPSELIKPFIILQSAKLFGQWERINSEKKIFWLTIFASIIVLIIKQPNLSTAALIGILLWMIALASGIKFRYLFNTAISGFFIGSISIFFNAYQQSRIMSFINPWKDPQGSGYQLIQSLYAIGSGGLFGEGYGLSMQKLQYLPYRSTDFIFAVFAEEFGFFGSILLLSFLLVVAYLTLKISINCRNNYSKLISIGSGTILVGQSIMHIAVSSGAMPTTGLPFPLISYGGNSLISSLLIAALLVRTSVESSDLLIKNSSKRLLTR; from the coding sequence TTGAGTAATATTTCTAAGAAGAAAATTCATTCAGAACACAGAAGGGAAAATACTCACGAATCAAAAGATTATCTCCGTATTTTAATAAACAACAAGATTCTTCCACTGCCTTGGTCTCTCTGGCCAAAGGAGGGGCGTTTGATCATGGGATTAATTGCCTTTTGGAGCATATCTGGAATCTTTATTCTTGGATCAGCTAGTTGGTGGGTAGCAACTAGAGAAATGGGTGAAGGCGCCTACTACATAAAAAGACAACTAATCTGGCTGATCACCAGTTGGAGCATTTTCTACATAGCTATAAATATTAATCTAAAAAGTTGGCTTAGACTGTCAGGACCATGCCTTTTTATAGGTATGATCCTAATTGCATCAACAAGCTTTTTCGGTAGTACTGTTAATGGGTCCACTCGATGGTTGATTATCGGCCCAATACAAATTCAACCATCAGAGTTAATCAAACCTTTCATCATTCTTCAAAGTGCAAAGCTTTTTGGTCAATGGGAAAGAATAAATTCAGAAAAAAAAATTTTTTGGTTAACTATTTTTGCATCTATAATTGTATTAATTATAAAACAGCCAAATTTAAGCACCGCTGCATTAATAGGAATATTGCTTTGGATGATTGCATTAGCATCTGGTATTAAATTCCGATATCTTTTTAACACTGCAATATCCGGCTTTTTTATTGGTTCAATAAGCATTTTTTTCAATGCCTATCAGCAAAGTCGCATCATGTCATTTATCAACCCATGGAAAGATCCACAAGGAAGTGGATATCAATTAATTCAGAGCCTTTATGCTATTGGTTCGGGTGGTCTGTTCGGAGAGGGTTATGGTCTTTCAATGCAAAAATTACAATATTTGCCCTACAGGAGTACTGATTTTATATTTGCTGTTTTTGCTGAAGAATTTGGATTCTTTGGATCTATTTTACTTTTATCATTTCTACTTGTAGTTGCATATTTAACCCTTAAGATATCTATTAATTGTAGAAATAATTATTCTAAACTAATCTCTATTGGATCAGGAACTATTCTTGTTGGCCAATCAATTATGCATATAGCAGTTTCTTCAGGTGCAATGCCTACAACTGGTCTACCCTTCCCTTTGATTAGTTATGGGGGCAACTCATTGATTTCCAGCTTACTTATAGCTGCCTTATTGGTCAGGACCTCAGTTGAATCTTCAGATTTATTAATTAAAAATTCCTCAAAGAGACTTTTAACTAGATAA
- a CDS encoding cytochrome c biogenesis CcdA family protein: MANLFLNISSISLIFSDLTRHGEQLINNGLNNPTPLTILIVFVGGLLTSLGPCSLSLLPITVAYLAGFKNNQNPLQKTISFCSGIVLSLVLLGSLSGFLGKIYGQLPGFFSIFISFLAIIMGLNLLGIFKFKLPSGPDPGTWTNQVPPAFAPVSAGFAFGLASSPCTTPVLAVLLAWVAKQGNPLSGTIFLGSFAIGQIVPLFVAGTFAASIPKLLSLRPIGKWVPPISGVILLTIGLMSLISVWT, translated from the coding sequence GTGGCAAATCTCTTTTTGAACATTTCTTCTATAAGTTTAATTTTCTCTGATTTGACTCGTCATGGCGAGCAGTTAATTAATAATGGGCTCAATAATCCAACCCCCCTAACAATTCTGATAGTCTTTGTTGGAGGACTTTTGACTAGTTTGGGGCCCTGTTCATTGTCACTTTTGCCAATAACAGTTGCATATTTAGCTGGATTTAAAAATAATCAAAACCCTTTACAAAAAACTATTAGTTTCTGCAGCGGTATAGTTCTTTCGCTAGTGCTCTTAGGCAGTCTAAGCGGTTTTTTAGGTAAAATTTACGGTCAATTACCAGGTTTCTTTTCAATATTCATAAGTTTTTTAGCAATAATTATGGGTCTTAATTTACTGGGGATTTTTAAATTCAAACTTCCATCTGGTCCTGACCCTGGAACTTGGACAAATCAAGTTCCTCCGGCATTCGCACCAGTTTCAGCAGGTTTTGCTTTTGGATTAGCCTCCTCGCCATGTACTACACCTGTTCTAGCAGTTCTTCTCGCCTGGGTGGCTAAACAAGGAAATCCTCTTAGTGGCACAATTTTTCTTGGAAGTTTTGCTATTGGACAAATTGTTCCTTTATTTGTAGCAGGTACTTTTGCAGCAAGTATTCCAAAATTATTATCGTTAAGACCTATTGGGAAATGGGTTCCACCAATTAGTGGAGTGATTTTGTTAACAATAGGGCTTATGAGCCTTATTTCTGTTTGGACATAA
- a CDS encoding cytochrome c biogenesis protein ResB, giving the protein MKKISQVLNWLSSLKIAILLLLLIAVSCAAGTFIPQQESDQFYYDNFNKNPLLGIINGNILLLLEFNHVYTSFWFLFLLIWLGLALAVCSFRRQLPILKSALNWIDYKSPRQIAKLAIAKTIVTNNYSVSLEKVKINLKKQGWDIKETNGRIAARKGVIGRLGPILIHLGMILLMIGATYGSLNGKTIEKFLAPGRSIDLLNNNEEKGLTIELQSFQIERDPQGRAEQYRSIVNVIDPNGINQSKEISVNYPLRYKGITLYQADWSLAAITIKIENSPQLQIPIEPIPALGEQVWGTIIPTKKDGKEPILLTVESELGPVNIYDSDGTLLRQLNTNKAEKVKETLIKITSIIPSSGLLLKRDPGVPLVYTSFAIVLIGGSLSIISTKKIWILHEKEKSIIYIGGLSNRNLSGLSKELPEFISFLEN; this is encoded by the coding sequence ATGAAAAAAATTAGCCAAGTTTTAAACTGGCTCTCTAGCTTAAAGATTGCGATATTACTATTATTATTAATAGCTGTTTCATGTGCAGCTGGAACTTTCATACCACAACAAGAATCAGATCAATTCTATTACGATAATTTCAATAAAAATCCTCTTCTTGGAATAATTAATGGAAATATATTGCTACTTCTTGAATTCAATCATGTCTATACAAGTTTTTGGTTTTTATTCTTACTCATTTGGCTTGGCTTAGCCCTTGCAGTTTGCAGTTTTAGAAGACAATTGCCTATACTTAAATCAGCACTAAACTGGATAGATTATAAATCACCTCGCCAAATAGCAAAACTTGCTATTGCTAAAACAATCGTTACTAATAATTACTCGGTAAGCTTAGAAAAAGTTAAAATTAATTTAAAAAAGCAAGGTTGGGATATCAAAGAAACCAATGGAAGGATAGCTGCTCGCAAAGGAGTTATAGGAAGATTAGGGCCCATATTAATTCATCTAGGCATGATCCTTTTAATGATTGGAGCAACATATGGATCATTAAATGGAAAAACCATAGAGAAGTTTTTAGCCCCTGGCAGATCAATAGATTTATTAAACAATAATGAAGAGAAAGGGTTAACTATCGAATTGCAAAGTTTTCAAATAGAAAGAGATCCTCAAGGAAGAGCAGAGCAGTATAGATCAATAGTCAATGTTATTGATCCAAATGGAATTAATCAATCAAAAGAAATTAGTGTCAACTATCCATTAAGATACAAAGGGATAACATTATATCAAGCCGACTGGTCTTTAGCGGCAATAACTATTAAAATTGAAAATAGTCCTCAATTACAAATCCCAATAGAACCTATTCCTGCTCTGGGTGAACAAGTTTGGGGGACAATTATACCTACGAAAAAAGATGGTAAAGAGCCAATTTTATTAACAGTAGAGAGTGAACTAGGCCCAGTAAATATTTATGATAGTGATGGTACTTTACTTAGGCAATTAAATACAAATAAGGCAGAAAAAGTCAAAGAGACTTTAATAAAAATAACAAGCATAATCCCGAGTAGTGGTTTACTCTTAAAGCGTGACCCTGGAGTACCTCTTGTATATACCAGTTTTGCAATAGTACTTATTGGAGGTTCACTTAGTATTATTTCCACTAAGAAAATCTGGATCTTACATGAAAAAGAAAAATCTATTATTTATATAGGTGGCTTAAGTAATAGAAATCTATCTGGTCTCTCAAAAGAACTTCCAGAATTTATTAGTTTTTTAGAGAATTAG
- the queF gene encoding preQ(1) synthase: MIRQDKDIKEEIIYGEREIEAGKLICFPNPNINRDYEISIDFPEFTCKCPFSGYPDFATLRIKYQPNTKVIELKAFKLYLNSFREKKISHEEVTNKIIDDFVRVSDPKWIQLEADFNPRGNVHTIISVCHGKRNNLELIL, from the coding sequence GTGATTAGACAAGATAAAGACATCAAAGAAGAAATTATCTATGGGGAGAGGGAAATAGAGGCTGGGAAATTAATTTGTTTCCCAAATCCAAATATTAATAGAGATTATGAAATTTCAATAGATTTCCCTGAATTCACATGTAAGTGTCCTTTCTCAGGTTATCCTGATTTTGCAACTTTGAGAATTAAATATCAACCAAATACTAAGGTTATAGAATTAAAAGCATTTAAACTTTACTTAAATAGCTTTCGAGAAAAGAAAATATCTCATGAAGAAGTTACAAATAAAATAATCGATGATTTTGTTCGAGTTTCCGATCCTAAGTGGATTCAATTAGAAGCTGATTTTAATCCTAGAGGTAATGTTCATACAATCATTAGTGTCTGCCATGGGAAAAGAAATAATTTAGAGCTAATTCTCTAA
- a CDS encoding P-II family nitrogen regulator, with the protein MKKIEAIIRPFKLEDVKIALVNAGIVGMTVSEVRGFGRQKGQVERYRGSEFTVEFLQKLKIEVVVPDEKADVVLKAIADAAKTGEIGDGKIFVSPIDSVVRIRTGDSNETAL; encoded by the coding sequence ATGAAAAAGATAGAGGCAATAATCCGACCTTTTAAGTTGGAAGATGTAAAAATTGCATTAGTAAATGCAGGTATTGTTGGTATGACGGTAAGCGAGGTAAGGGGGTTTGGGAGACAAAAAGGTCAAGTTGAGAGATATAGAGGTTCAGAATTTACCGTTGAGTTTCTGCAAAAGCTCAAAATCGAAGTAGTAGTTCCAGATGAAAAAGCAGACGTTGTTTTGAAAGCTATTGCTGATGCTGCCAAGACAGGAGAGATAGGTGATGGAAAGATTTTCGTTAGTCCAATTGATTCCGTTGTTCGAATTAGAACGGGCGACAGCAATGAAACAGCTCTTTAA